The sequence AGAATCCCAAAGTAGTAAGATTCCTCCTCTGGTTTCACTGGCCTCCAAACATGCATGCCTGATCCATCTCCCAGCCCAAATTTGCTTATTAACTCTTGTACCATTGCCTTCTAATTTAGTTTCAGAAGACATACTATGTCTGCTTTCCAGTCCTGAATTAGACTTTGTACAACCCTTCTCTTCCCCTGTTCCTTCAACCCCCTAACATTCCATGAGATCAATTTGATCAGCATAGAATATTCTCTGAGCTCCCTTCCCCTTCCCTCTATCACTATTGTTTTTGAATTTGACGTCAAAAGATACAGATGCTTTGACTCTTGTGCTCCTTATTGTTTTGTTCTTTTTAACTTCTACCGATTGCTCCATTCTTCTTGCTTGCCTGCTTGCATCTAATTACCTTATGAGTTCAAGTGCTTCGTCTTCAAACTCCTGAAAATCTAACCCAAACATCATATGGAGTTTAGGTAAGTTTCGTTAAAACTACACTATAGCTTTCTTCTCCATTTTGATGAGAGCTTTTTGTTGCTACGTACAAAGAGGTTCAATCTCCTGTACACCCCATATTTCCCCAGAATTGACCATCCCTaatattttttgtctcaattcgATGTCACCCGTGATGATCACCCCCTGTTTTTAATCTTCAATCCATTCGTTGTTCGTTACACACGATTGCTCAAGttcctttttcctttcttctctttCAATTTGTAATTGTTCATCAATAGCGGTCAGGgcatcttcttttgttttcagACTTCTTCGTATGTGGTAATCGAAAGAATAAATCGCAGCAATTTCGTCCACTATAACCTCCTAGAAGGAGTCTTCGTTGGGTTGTTGTATGGGGCGAATGGTTGGCCTGTTAAGACGGACTACATTCAGAAGATGAAGGGGCAGAAATGAGAATGCTTAGGTGAATGTgtgtactaggaaagataggattagaaatgagataattcaagataaggtgggagtggcttcggtggaagccaagatgagggaagtgaggttgagatggtttggtcatatgATGAGGAGAAGCATGGATGTCCCAGTGCGAAGGTGTGAGAGGtggctagggatggtttcaagcgaggtagaggtagacagAAGAAATATTGGGGgaggtaattagacatgacatggagcagctccaacttaccgaggacatgaccttggATAGAAAATAGTGGAGGAGgcaaattaggatagaaggttagtatgagttAAGCATATTGTATCTTTTGGTGTGTTTCTTGGAGTAGCTTgcttatggtattattggatgtgctaatttctattgtatcttgttcttttcTTATTCCAACTGTTACTATAACCTATTTTGTATCCTTTTTTTACTATTCCTAATATCACTATTCCTTATCGTAGAATGTTTTATTTTGAGtcggaggtctatcgaaaacaatctctttatctcacatttgaggtagtgtTACGAactgcatacacttaccctctccagaccccacttggtgggaaatatactgggtatgttgttgttgttgaatcttTGCCTAATTCGGCCCAAAAGGTTTCAAGCccaatttgttttttaaattttgcacATGCCCGTCACGTGCTCCTGCAGTGAATTTTAGTCTCCGACTGTTCCCACACGTATCTCCCTTATTCCGTCACCATCAGCTTGTTCTAGGGTCTCGAATATAGAGGAGGAAGTCTCTGTTATCCGCTGGTTTTTCCTTTTGAGTTTTCTCAACTTTTCCGACGACTGGTCCTTCACTCTCCGACTCGATACGTGTTTtccttatcaaaaaaataaagtaaaacccaTCTCTGGAGATGGTAACTTCTGCTGGCATGTTCCGATCATCCCCTCGAGTCTCGACCCTGGCCTATTTAAGGTGGTTTCTCAGTTTCGTTTCCTCTTTTGTTGCCAACCACCTGTTGCACAGTTATCCCATTTCACGAAAAATCTATTCCGTCCACGGATGTATTGGTAAACCCACAACCCTAATCCAGGTGAATTTGGGTTTGTGAACAATAGGCAACCAGCCTGCAAAAGGGTTCCACCACTATAATTTAGGTTTGATTTTCTTCCACTTCCATTCCCCCTGGAGAACTTGTTCCGCCATGTATCTATTAGGAAACTCAAAGAGGAAACAATTGTCCAACATCTCATAGACATTAATCCCAAAAGCTTTCTTCCAAACCGTTGAGGACCATCGTCTAACTTCTGAGAGGGTGGGTGTTTCAGCTTTTTCATTGCCGAAAGGCCAAAAAATACACCTTCCCAGTACTCCTTGATCTTTGATTTTGGCTACAATATTGGTTTCAATCTCTTTCCCTTTGGTTGTGGCTCTCTCAAAGCTACTACTTTGCCATTTACTGATAGTAAATGCTTTTGCATAAGGCACATTTAAGTCATTTGTTCTGCTTTGTATCTACACCACCTTTAGTAGTGGACATTTAATGAAACTTTGACTCTTAAATGCCACACTTTTCCATCCAACATTTATGCCTGACTCGGGTACAATAATAACTGCTCTGTCTTTTCCCTTCAGTGACAGAATACTCATATATCTCCCTTGGGAATTATATTTCCTTGTACCAAAAAAACTGCCACATAGTCCTTGTATCTCCACCTTCTCACCTCATTTTTTGGTCGCTTTTTTGAGGATGAAGCATATCCATTCTAACACATTCTCACTGAGTGTAACCCTTCTCATCGTGTTTCGGCTTCTTTCCACCTAGTCGTACCATGAAACATTATTTGAAGTCCATCTGATAATGTCATAAGATTTAAATCCTTGGTTGAAATATATTCTATTATcccacatagtttctaaactagggaaaaaaaggaaattttagtAAAACAGTAGTTGCAGTTGTTGTTcctgtaaatttttaaaatattataccattaccataccaaattaatttggtttgatttgatattttagaatttgatttcGGTATTTTGCAGTATGGTAAATCGATAACCATACTTAGTTTACTAACACATTACACATGCAGAAATATGTATTTAAGAGAAAGTGTTTGATCAATAACATAAAGAGATATTTCAATCACTAAGAGTAGTCagagtttatatatatacatatgtatgtatatatatacagacACACATAGTTTTCCACTAATACTAGGTTGTATATTTGTtagtattttaataatatatacaaattatatatgtaactatatatatttcGATATGGATTCGGTAATTCAGTATGTTATTTATAAAAACcatattaaatacaaaaaaaataacatgtattACCAAATATACTACGTGCGTTGTTGCATTGCCAAATATACAACGACAACAACCACCACAAACCCAGTGAATtcctacatagtggggtctggagagggtaatatgtatgcagtccataccactagcttagaagaagtagagaggtggtttccgatagaccctcgaaTCAAGACAAAAGACAGTAACAaagtcgtaataaaacatgaaacaagatggaataacaaaaataagacacccacaaagtacCTACTAGAcactaacaaaccaaaggcacccaccacacccaacgcaacatcctcatttccgccacattcaaaagttgaatgtgggagttcttgactggacAATATTCCACTGTATACAGCATGGCCGGACAGACtgtcactctgtagaatttgtctttaagcttgggagacaccttcttatcacacatcCCAAGGCGAACCTCCATTTCATCCATCTtacccaatacggtgagagatatcctcgtcaatctctccatttccctgaatcatagatCCAAGATACTTCAAACTATCCCTCTTACTACAGCCGTCAAATGGGCCAAGTCCGTTGGGCCTACCCGACCCAGCCTGTAATTTGATGGCCCATTTAAGAACATGGCTTTTTAGCCCGACCCGAATAAGCCTATGGCCAGTGGGGCTTGAGCCATGTAGGTTGGTTTAGCCCGTCGGCAACTACGTAAGtaaaatacatgcaactatttaaattgtttattagtatttttatttgattcgaAGGATATTATggcaaaagttatttaattttgctAATAGGAGTATCTTTTGGGGTGTTGGGGACTTGGTTAACAAGcattattaacattctaaaattaaattataaaatattattttttaaaagtgggCTGGCCCGTGAGGCCCGCACCCTACAGAGTAATAGTGTGGGCTTGGTGTTTTTCGGCCCATCATTTTGATGGTCCAGCCCGGCCTAGCCCGTCAAACTTAAAGCCCATGTGGGCTAGCCCGGATGGGCTGGGCCGACCCGTATTGACAACTCTACCTCTTACAACTAACCTGGAAATCCATCCTCACTACCACCTCGTTCTCCTGCATCaaatcattaaacttgcattccatgtgctccgtcttggtcctattcaacctgaatcctttagactaggatttgtctccaaacctccaatttatcattctcACACACACCTCgtatcatcaatcaaaactacattatccgtaaatagcatacaccaaggcacctctacttgaatacgccgcgttaacacatccactaccaaggcaaataaaaacggactaagagATATAAACAatggatttttttaaatataaacttGTGGgtcaatttttgtatttgaaaaattcaaaatcatgatatgaaattttCATATAAAGCTTTTTGGAATATTTGATATTTCATCTCATGATTTGAAATCCATACCATGACACGTGCCTAAATCAAAGATACTAATAATGAAGCTACtgactttcttctttttttaaaattttttgatgaaGAAAGCTTTCATAAAAAGGCATCAAGAAGATGcagacaaaattacaaaagaGAGTGAAGCGGTCCActtctttcctagaattgatCGCATTTATATGAATAGAAGTTTAATTTAAATTGATACGAAACCTCTCACCTAAAAAAATCAACATCTAAGGTTTCACTAAACAATCAAGTATGTGatgtgaatttttttgttttttatttcattttgggtACTTTGTAAATGGTTAAATAAGCCTACTTTAGAACATTTCAGTCTAATAGGTTTCATAATATacttatcatctcccacttctttATTACGGAGGAAGTGATTGCAGTAAATTAGAAGTAAAACAGAAACACCAACCTGAATTCACCAGGAGCAACCATGATATCATAGGGCTCTATAAAACGACCTAGAGCAATAACTGCATCTCCAGGAACAAGGTCAAATGAACTTAAATGTGGGACTAAAGTGACATCAACATGGAGTTTACACGGATCAACTGTGATAGCATCTTTTAACTGCACCAATGAGGCGGTTGGAAGTTGTGTATCTGATTGGATCTTAATGGCAgcaatattataataaaaattgtaTGCCTCTATTTGACCATTTAATGATCTCCCACTTGATAGATGCACAATGAcctaaagaaataattataattatcagGTAATGAGTAATCTACCAAGAATTGGGCTAAAAATACCATGCATATAATCAAGTGGATCAACAAAAACCAATTCGGTATAGTAATTAGACAAATCTGAAAACAtgataaaattaaacaaacctTAACATCATCCGCTTCAAAATTTCTACTTGTAAAACACTTCAGGAGATTTGCAGAGGTTAATACTATACTACAAGTATTAACGTTTTCTATGATAACTCCAGAACTTTGAAGTATCACCCCTTCCCCTGAggatgaacataaaataaaacagtAGATAAAATTACTCCACGAGATGTTAGAGCTAAAAACTAAGGCTCCAAGTATgagaacaaagaaaaattattgaaCCAGTACCCGAGTGAGATTCAAGACTGACAACAGATGGAGAAGCTTTCAAAGCAGCCTTCTTTGTATAAATATCTAAATGCAAATTTTGAGGATATACATTAAACTTTTGTCGCATCAGATTGGAATTCTCCAATTTCTGTATAACCTCCCTGCCTACATAATTTTACAACAAAACATCATAAacaaatgaattttaaaatcaaCAGAAGTTAAAGTAGGAAATTTATGAAACTCACTACAGCGAGGCTTCTTAGGTTCCCTTTCCCATGGGTTGTGAGCTTCCTCGCACTGGCTTTTATGACGACGAAAAGACATGGCTTACCTTCAAAACGATTCATTTTACTCACATATCTATATCAAAggttaaaattaaataagatcATAACTGCTGACAAATATATTCCTGTTAATGTATTACTCTTTTGTCCCAATTTAATTGTCTTACTGTCCTTTTTAGTTTGTCCCAAAAAGAGTGCCTCTTTCCATATTAAGTATTCTTTTTCCAATTCCAATATTCTATCTGGcaagtttaagaccacaagactTAAAGGACAACACACATCATtcatttaagaccacaagattcaaaagtgaGCCTTTATTTCTAAAAACTTGTGCCTAGTCAAACTAAGACACTTAcattgggatggagggagtatccATTTTTGTTATTTAACTGCAGTTGTTCATGTGCTAGAATGATATAAACATCAAATCAATTATCTATCGTATGGAGGGAGTATCCATTTTTGCTATTTAACTACATCTGTTTATGTGCCACTGATATAAAAATGAAATCAATTATCTATTACATTAATACTACTTTATCAACCGTCGATGAAGTGTTTGCAATAAATTGACCTCAACTTCTAATTGAATTCTGatatgatatcaaaataaacTCCAAATGCATACAACTGAAATATGATTCCCATACCATCGATTATTCAATTTAAGGCATAATAGATCTTCTTATGACCTCTATCATATAGCCACATTgagaaaacaaataaaacataacCAAAAAGACTTAAGCATAGCACAAACAGAAGCCAAAAATCCCAACATCCAAcagaagaaaacaaaaaacaaaatacgaGCAACAGGACAAATAAAACACCAAAATCACAGAGACATTCAATCATCTTTTTTTACATTGCAAATGGGCAGACCAGCTTTGGAGGATCTTCATCGGCTTAAGAAAGATCACAAGGGTGAATCCAAGGAGAGAATAAGATGTTCTAAAATGTTTTATCAGTGTGTGCAATGCTGTAGAAAGGAGGATAAATGAAAATTGTCAAAGCAtgtatatggtggacagtgtagAAAGAAAATCAGAGATGTTTTGAGGGCAAGCAGAAAAATATACAGAATTTCAAGAGGAATTGTTTTAACTCTTTATTACTATTGGTGTAAACAGACAGTACTAGTGcaaacaaaatcatatttttgatgtTTAGACTGTTTGTAACAAAAAAGACAAATAGGGATCCAGTGATATAGATTGTAAAAATATTGGAGTGTGACTACAGTTATTGATCAAGTACTGTGGATATATAGTTGAAAAGTTACAATTCTCAAATCAAAATTACTAACTAAAATGTAGAGCGTGAAAAAGataaaaccatcaacaacaaagaaaactaaGTAATTAGACGCAGGCTCTCACATTAAGTAGGATCCTGGGAAACTGGAAAGTCTGCAGATGCAGAGCGTAAATTGTGAATAAGAGAGACAACAATATCAAGCTATATGAAACTCTAGTCACACGGAGAAGGCCAACAAAAATAACAAGCCTGCACAAAGTCCCACAATATACACGCATATCGAAATCCCTATGAAACAAGACCAAACTGACCATTCAAGATAAGTAGGGCTGCTTATCGGGtgattcagttcagttttgaaTGTAATTGGTTCAGCTTATCAGTTGTCGGTTTGAATACATGCTAAACCATTACTGAACGGTTAAGATATTCATTAAAATGTTAGTGGTCGTTAAGGTTTGCTCATCAGTTAAAACTATTTTGGGCAGGATATTAAATGATACAAAGTTCAAATTCGTTTCTATCAGataagtaattttttatattgaaaaaggTAACAGTTAATCTATATTCACAGGTGTACTTACTACATGAAAACATGTTGTATTACCACTTACAAACTTTGCAACCGTATCTcctatttacaccaaaaatagtACAAAGCTAAGCAATTCATGTTGAACTTCCGCAGACCATTCAAAACCAACGACTATGAGTACAATAAGTCAGCAACACAGATAAGTGCCACAACAAGAAGAGATGAGTCGACAAGGACATGGATTATTCGGCGAACAGCAAAAGATCCTCTGGTCGAATTAAGACGATGAACAAAAAACGGAATTTTGAAGACATAAAAGAGAGATATCAAATACATACCTTGACGCTGTCACCGTTATCTCTCAGAGGTTGAAGTCGCCTGAGGCGGACACTAGTCGCCGTCGCCCGCAAAGATGAGACTTGAAAGGTCGTACTTACTTAGTTGTCGGTTGCTGCTGtgggattttttgtttttgggAATAGGCCTTTAGGCTATTTTAGGACACCTTCGGAAGAGAAGATGACAACAAAAGTCGAGAAAAATGAGAGAATAGACCCTCCaaggttttaattaaaaaagaaaagataaatggGTGTCCTAAtcttattaagttaaaaaaaataaaaagagttttaaaatgttctttaattatataaaataatgttaaaataTCCTTCATCTATTTATTGGGCTTAAAATACTCTTTTCATTTATCTATTAGGACAAAAATATCCTTCTCATCTACTATTGGatctaaaaatatcattttcgTCTACTTATTGGgcctattttacccttttatttagaaaaattacatgaaataatcATCCTTAAacttaaatacataaataatagtacttttttaatattacaaaaataaaaaaaaaattacatatatagccatttaaaaaaaaaatcataaaagataATTATAGTTCCCAATTTAATGTTTTAATGTAATGGGTGaactataattttttatggataaatatttatggaataaaaattatTACGTTGGAAGTACAAATATACCatgtattatttttgttgtataaatataatttatgtcaaagacagattactattatatttttgatataatttattgaataaatatttatggtatatctcattatgtcagaagtacttttcttgttaaaaaaatatttattaaatataaatatatattttcagtattacatgatataaactttttatatctaaaatatatcatgtatgtttatgatatagatataatttatatggtataaatataatttgtatgttataaatatatcatgtgtttttataatataaatataccatgattttttatggtataaatatatcatattattttatggaGTCATCGTGAAAGAAggcaataaaaatttaaaacataaaattttgatatagtatataataaaaaaaaaatccatgtaatttttcttaaaaaaaaaaagacaaaatagccCCAATAGGTAGACGTAAAGTAGGTAGACATAAAAGGTATTTTAGACCCAATAGATAAATGGAGGGTATTTTTGCACTATTTCACATAGTTAAAGGGCATTTTCGCCTTTTTtcgttaaaaaaataaagtttcttaAACAATTGAGACAATTGTTCTACAACTGCATTAATTATCTCAATAATTTTGCATAGTTATTGAATAACTTTTCAAAGTTATCGAACATCTTCGCACAGTTGTTGAATAACTTTAcacagttgtcgaacaactttgatagttattGAACAACTTCacaaagttgtcgaacaactattAAAGTTATTCGATAACTAGAGAAGTTGTTggaa comes from Capsicum annuum cultivar UCD-10X-F1 chromosome 2, UCD10Xv1.1, whole genome shotgun sequence and encodes:
- the LOC107860417 gene encoding putative protease Do-like 14, producing the protein MSFRRHKSQCEEAHNPWEREPKKPRCSREVIQKLENSNLMRQKFNVYPQNLHLDIYTKKAALKASPSVVSLESHSGEGVILQSSGVIIENVNTCSIVLTSANLLKCFTSRNFEADDVKVIVHLSSGRSLNGQIEAYNFYYNIAAIKIQSDTQLPTASLVQLKDAITVDPCKLHVDVTLVPHLSSFDLVPGDAVIALGRFIEPYDIMVAPGEFSIDSCQYDCKELFMASCRVTECGIGGPLINHNGEVIGICLRDGVYTAFLPINIASMWWQHYKKYRRNKDIKRRRNKKNRHLRLPCLGMEATNLYAIPVRVAERIIQKFPDVLKGVIVDKVVPGSSAESAGIKHGDVIIQFAGKKIESLLELFESTWNKVGESVEVTVLRTSNDGPLHLSMVVNEAPPEPAE